The Nycticebus coucang isolate mNycCou1 chromosome 5, mNycCou1.pri, whole genome shotgun sequence genome window below encodes:
- the IL20RA gene encoding interleukin-20 receptor subunit alpha isoform X4 has protein sequence MSYSGIHQRVYKELKLLIQYSTSSQIGPPEVALTTDEKSMSIVLTPPEKWKRSPEDTSVSLQQIYSNLKYNVSICNTRSNRMWSQCVTNQTLVLTWLEPDTQYCVHVEAFVPGLPRPARPSEKQCVRTLKDPSSEFKVKIIFWYVLPISVTVFLFSVMGYSIYRYIHVGKERHPANLILIYGNEFDKRFFVPAEKIVINFISLSILDDSKISQKDTGLLGKSISDVSNLNDPKPSRNPEPPQGEEEVKHLGYASHLVEILCDSEENTKGPSHSQQEAFSRAIPTEKRDLEYEYDVRTAGISVGSEDPELSLQQVVSSQGSLCEHRAALAKLDPPTSLYSRAPQLRDLRSQAQEHTDSEEEPEEEPSATLVDWDPRTGRLYISSLSSSDQDSGCEHPENDRLAEEGLLARLYKAQAPDKPPEENETYLLQFKEEWGLYIQMEN, from the exons ATGTCCTACAGTGGAATCCACCAGAGGGTCTACAAGGAGTTGAAGTTACTTATACAGTACAGTACTTCAT CGCAAATCGGCCCCCCAGAGGTTGCTCTGACCACTGATGAGAAGTCCATGTCTATTGTCCTGACACCTCCAGAGAAGTGGAAGAGAAGTCCAGAAGACACTTCTGTTTCCCTGCAACAGATATACTCCAATCTGAAGTATAACGTGTCCATATGCAATACTAGATCAAATAGGATG TGGTCCCAATGTGTGACTAACCAGACGCTGGTGCTCACCTGGCTGGAGCCGGACACCCAGTACTGCGTCCATGTGGAGGCCTTCGTCCCAGGGCTCCCCCGCCCTGCCCGGCCTTCAGAGAAGCAGTGTGTCAGGACCTTGAAAG atccATCTTCAGAGTTCAAAGTTAAAATCATCTTCTGGTATGTTTTGCCCATATCTGTtacagtgtttcttttttctgtgatGGGCTATTCCATCTACCGATATATTCACGTTGGCAAAGAGAGACACCCAGCAAATTTG ATTTTGATTTATGGAAATGAATTTGACAAAAGATTCTTTGTGCCTGCTGAAAAAATCGTGATTAACTTCATCAGCCTCAGTATTTTGGATGATTCTAAAATTTCTCAAAAGGATACAGGTTTACTGGGAAAAAGCATCAGTGATGTATCCAACCTTAATGACCCCAAGCCCAGCAGGAACCCTGAGCCGCCTCAGGGGGAAGAGGAGGTGAAGCACTTAGGGTATGCTTCGCATTTGGTGGAAATTCTCTGCGACTCTGAGGAAAACACCAAAGGTCCTTCCCACTCCCAGCAGGAGGCATTCAGCAGAGCAATACCCACCGAGAAAAGGGACCTAGAATATGAATATGATGTAAGAACCGCTGGCATTTCTGTGGGGTCTGAAGATCCAGAGCTCAGCTTGCAGCAGGTGGTTTCCAGCCAGGGAAGCTTATGTGAGCATCGGGCAGCTCTGGCAAAATTGGACCCACCAACATCACTGTACTCACGTGCCCCTCAGCTCCGAGACTTACGCTCCCAGGCACAGGAGCACACAGACTCAGAAGAGGAGCCTGAGGAAGAGCCATCAGCGACACTGGTCGATTGGGACCCTCGGACTGGCAGGCTGTATATATCTTCCCTGTCTAGCTCCGACCAGGACTCAGGCTGTGAGCACCCTGAGAATGACCGGCTGGCAGAGGAGGGCCTGTTAGCCAGGCTCTATAAGGCTCAGGCTCCAGACAAGCCACCGGAAGAAAATGAAACCTATCTCCTGCAATTTAAGGAGGAATGGGGTTTATATATACAAATGGAGAACTAA
- the IL20RA gene encoding interleukin-20 receptor subunit alpha isoform X2, producing MRGPRAPAPRCPFLSLLLLPLVAAPWGQAVPCVSGGLPKPTNITFLSINMKNVLQWNPPEGLQGVEVTYTVQYFIYGQKRWLNKSECRNINRTYCDLSAETSDYEHQYYAKVKAIWETNCSKWAETGRFYPFVETQIGPPEVALTTDEKSMSIVLTPPEKWKRSPEDTSVSLQQIYSNLKYNVSICNTRSNRMWSQCVTNQTLVLTWLEPDTQYCVHVEAFVPGLPRPARPSEKQCVRTLKDPSSEFKVKIIFWYVLPISVTVFLFSVMGYSIYRYIHVGKERHPANLILIYGNEFDKRFFVPAEKIVINFISLSILDDSKISQKDTGLLGKSISDVSNLNDPKPSRNPEPPQGEEEVKHLGYASHLVEILCDSEENTKGPSHSQQEAFSRAIPTEKRDLEYEYDVRTAGISVGSEDPELSLQQVVSSQGSLCEHRAALAKLDPPTSLYSRAPQLRDLRSQAQEHTDSEEEPEEEPSATLVDWDPRTGRLYISSLSSSDQDSGCEHPENDRLAEEGLLARLYKAQAPDKPPEENETYLLQFKEEWGLYIQMEN from the exons TTCCCTGTGTCTCTGGTGGTTTGCCTAAACCTACAAATATCACCTTCTTATCCATAAACATGAAGAATGTCCTACAGTGGAATCCACCAGAGGGTCTACAAGGAGTTGAAGTTACTTATACAGTACAGTACTTCAT ATATGGGCAAAAGAGATGGCTGAATAAATCCGAATGCAGAAATATCAATAGGACCTACTgtgatctttctgctgaaacttctgACTATGAGCACCAATATTATGCCAAAGTTAAAGCCATTTGGGAAACAAATTGCTCCAAATGGGCTGAAACTGGCCGATTCTATCCTTTTGTAGAAA CGCAAATCGGCCCCCCAGAGGTTGCTCTGACCACTGATGAGAAGTCCATGTCTATTGTCCTGACACCTCCAGAGAAGTGGAAGAGAAGTCCAGAAGACACTTCTGTTTCCCTGCAACAGATATACTCCAATCTGAAGTATAACGTGTCCATATGCAATACTAGATCAAATAGGATG TGGTCCCAATGTGTGACTAACCAGACGCTGGTGCTCACCTGGCTGGAGCCGGACACCCAGTACTGCGTCCATGTGGAGGCCTTCGTCCCAGGGCTCCCCCGCCCTGCCCGGCCTTCAGAGAAGCAGTGTGTCAGGACCTTGAAAG atccATCTTCAGAGTTCAAAGTTAAAATCATCTTCTGGTATGTTTTGCCCATATCTGTtacagtgtttcttttttctgtgatGGGCTATTCCATCTACCGATATATTCACGTTGGCAAAGAGAGACACCCAGCAAATTTG ATTTTGATTTATGGAAATGAATTTGACAAAAGATTCTTTGTGCCTGCTGAAAAAATCGTGATTAACTTCATCAGCCTCAGTATTTTGGATGATTCTAAAATTTCTCAAAAGGATACAGGTTTACTGGGAAAAAGCATCAGTGATGTATCCAACCTTAATGACCCCAAGCCCAGCAGGAACCCTGAGCCGCCTCAGGGGGAAGAGGAGGTGAAGCACTTAGGGTATGCTTCGCATTTGGTGGAAATTCTCTGCGACTCTGAGGAAAACACCAAAGGTCCTTCCCACTCCCAGCAGGAGGCATTCAGCAGAGCAATACCCACCGAGAAAAGGGACCTAGAATATGAATATGATGTAAGAACCGCTGGCATTTCTGTGGGGTCTGAAGATCCAGAGCTCAGCTTGCAGCAGGTGGTTTCCAGCCAGGGAAGCTTATGTGAGCATCGGGCAGCTCTGGCAAAATTGGACCCACCAACATCACTGTACTCACGTGCCCCTCAGCTCCGAGACTTACGCTCCCAGGCACAGGAGCACACAGACTCAGAAGAGGAGCCTGAGGAAGAGCCATCAGCGACACTGGTCGATTGGGACCCTCGGACTGGCAGGCTGTATATATCTTCCCTGTCTAGCTCCGACCAGGACTCAGGCTGTGAGCACCCTGAGAATGACCGGCTGGCAGAGGAGGGCCTGTTAGCCAGGCTCTATAAGGCTCAGGCTCCAGACAAGCCACCGGAAGAAAATGAAACCTATCTCCTGCAATTTAAGGAGGAATGGGGTTTATATATACAAATGGAGAACTAA
- the IL20RA gene encoding interleukin-20 receptor subunit alpha isoform X3 — MKNVLQWNPPEGLQGVEVTYTVQYFIRYGQKRWLNKSECRNINRTYCDLSAETSDYEHQYYAKVKAIWETNCSKWAETGRFYPFVETQIGPPEVALTTDEKSMSIVLTPPEKWKRSPEDTSVSLQQIYSNLKYNVSICNTRSNRMWSQCVTNQTLVLTWLEPDTQYCVHVEAFVPGLPRPARPSEKQCVRTLKDPSSEFKVKIIFWYVLPISVTVFLFSVMGYSIYRYIHVGKERHPANLILIYGNEFDKRFFVPAEKIVINFISLSILDDSKISQKDTGLLGKSISDVSNLNDPKPSRNPEPPQGEEEVKHLGYASHLVEILCDSEENTKGPSHSQQEAFSRAIPTEKRDLEYEYDVRTAGISVGSEDPELSLQQVVSSQGSLCEHRAALAKLDPPTSLYSRAPQLRDLRSQAQEHTDSEEEPEEEPSATLVDWDPRTGRLYISSLSSSDQDSGCEHPENDRLAEEGLLARLYKAQAPDKPPEENETYLLQFKEEWGLYIQMEN, encoded by the exons ATGAAGAATGTCCTACAGTGGAATCCACCAGAGGGTCTACAAGGAGTTGAAGTTACTTATACAGTACAGTACTTCAT CAGATATGGGCAAAAGAGATGGCTGAATAAATCCGAATGCAGAAATATCAATAGGACCTACTgtgatctttctgctgaaacttctgACTATGAGCACCAATATTATGCCAAAGTTAAAGCCATTTGGGAAACAAATTGCTCCAAATGGGCTGAAACTGGCCGATTCTATCCTTTTGTAGAAA CGCAAATCGGCCCCCCAGAGGTTGCTCTGACCACTGATGAGAAGTCCATGTCTATTGTCCTGACACCTCCAGAGAAGTGGAAGAGAAGTCCAGAAGACACTTCTGTTTCCCTGCAACAGATATACTCCAATCTGAAGTATAACGTGTCCATATGCAATACTAGATCAAATAGGATG TGGTCCCAATGTGTGACTAACCAGACGCTGGTGCTCACCTGGCTGGAGCCGGACACCCAGTACTGCGTCCATGTGGAGGCCTTCGTCCCAGGGCTCCCCCGCCCTGCCCGGCCTTCAGAGAAGCAGTGTGTCAGGACCTTGAAAG atccATCTTCAGAGTTCAAAGTTAAAATCATCTTCTGGTATGTTTTGCCCATATCTGTtacagtgtttcttttttctgtgatGGGCTATTCCATCTACCGATATATTCACGTTGGCAAAGAGAGACACCCAGCAAATTTG ATTTTGATTTATGGAAATGAATTTGACAAAAGATTCTTTGTGCCTGCTGAAAAAATCGTGATTAACTTCATCAGCCTCAGTATTTTGGATGATTCTAAAATTTCTCAAAAGGATACAGGTTTACTGGGAAAAAGCATCAGTGATGTATCCAACCTTAATGACCCCAAGCCCAGCAGGAACCCTGAGCCGCCTCAGGGGGAAGAGGAGGTGAAGCACTTAGGGTATGCTTCGCATTTGGTGGAAATTCTCTGCGACTCTGAGGAAAACACCAAAGGTCCTTCCCACTCCCAGCAGGAGGCATTCAGCAGAGCAATACCCACCGAGAAAAGGGACCTAGAATATGAATATGATGTAAGAACCGCTGGCATTTCTGTGGGGTCTGAAGATCCAGAGCTCAGCTTGCAGCAGGTGGTTTCCAGCCAGGGAAGCTTATGTGAGCATCGGGCAGCTCTGGCAAAATTGGACCCACCAACATCACTGTACTCACGTGCCCCTCAGCTCCGAGACTTACGCTCCCAGGCACAGGAGCACACAGACTCAGAAGAGGAGCCTGAGGAAGAGCCATCAGCGACACTGGTCGATTGGGACCCTCGGACTGGCAGGCTGTATATATCTTCCCTGTCTAGCTCCGACCAGGACTCAGGCTGTGAGCACCCTGAGAATGACCGGCTGGCAGAGGAGGGCCTGTTAGCCAGGCTCTATAAGGCTCAGGCTCCAGACAAGCCACCGGAAGAAAATGAAACCTATCTCCTGCAATTTAAGGAGGAATGGGGTTTATATATACAAATGGAGAACTAA
- the IL20RA gene encoding interleukin-20 receptor subunit alpha isoform X1 encodes MRGPRAPAPRCPFLSLLLLPLVAAPWGQAVPCVSGGLPKPTNITFLSINMKNVLQWNPPEGLQGVEVTYTVQYFIRYGQKRWLNKSECRNINRTYCDLSAETSDYEHQYYAKVKAIWETNCSKWAETGRFYPFVETQIGPPEVALTTDEKSMSIVLTPPEKWKRSPEDTSVSLQQIYSNLKYNVSICNTRSNRMWSQCVTNQTLVLTWLEPDTQYCVHVEAFVPGLPRPARPSEKQCVRTLKDPSSEFKVKIIFWYVLPISVTVFLFSVMGYSIYRYIHVGKERHPANLILIYGNEFDKRFFVPAEKIVINFISLSILDDSKISQKDTGLLGKSISDVSNLNDPKPSRNPEPPQGEEEVKHLGYASHLVEILCDSEENTKGPSHSQQEAFSRAIPTEKRDLEYEYDVRTAGISVGSEDPELSLQQVVSSQGSLCEHRAALAKLDPPTSLYSRAPQLRDLRSQAQEHTDSEEEPEEEPSATLVDWDPRTGRLYISSLSSSDQDSGCEHPENDRLAEEGLLARLYKAQAPDKPPEENETYLLQFKEEWGLYIQMEN; translated from the exons TTCCCTGTGTCTCTGGTGGTTTGCCTAAACCTACAAATATCACCTTCTTATCCATAAACATGAAGAATGTCCTACAGTGGAATCCACCAGAGGGTCTACAAGGAGTTGAAGTTACTTATACAGTACAGTACTTCAT CAGATATGGGCAAAAGAGATGGCTGAATAAATCCGAATGCAGAAATATCAATAGGACCTACTgtgatctttctgctgaaacttctgACTATGAGCACCAATATTATGCCAAAGTTAAAGCCATTTGGGAAACAAATTGCTCCAAATGGGCTGAAACTGGCCGATTCTATCCTTTTGTAGAAA CGCAAATCGGCCCCCCAGAGGTTGCTCTGACCACTGATGAGAAGTCCATGTCTATTGTCCTGACACCTCCAGAGAAGTGGAAGAGAAGTCCAGAAGACACTTCTGTTTCCCTGCAACAGATATACTCCAATCTGAAGTATAACGTGTCCATATGCAATACTAGATCAAATAGGATG TGGTCCCAATGTGTGACTAACCAGACGCTGGTGCTCACCTGGCTGGAGCCGGACACCCAGTACTGCGTCCATGTGGAGGCCTTCGTCCCAGGGCTCCCCCGCCCTGCCCGGCCTTCAGAGAAGCAGTGTGTCAGGACCTTGAAAG atccATCTTCAGAGTTCAAAGTTAAAATCATCTTCTGGTATGTTTTGCCCATATCTGTtacagtgtttcttttttctgtgatGGGCTATTCCATCTACCGATATATTCACGTTGGCAAAGAGAGACACCCAGCAAATTTG ATTTTGATTTATGGAAATGAATTTGACAAAAGATTCTTTGTGCCTGCTGAAAAAATCGTGATTAACTTCATCAGCCTCAGTATTTTGGATGATTCTAAAATTTCTCAAAAGGATACAGGTTTACTGGGAAAAAGCATCAGTGATGTATCCAACCTTAATGACCCCAAGCCCAGCAGGAACCCTGAGCCGCCTCAGGGGGAAGAGGAGGTGAAGCACTTAGGGTATGCTTCGCATTTGGTGGAAATTCTCTGCGACTCTGAGGAAAACACCAAAGGTCCTTCCCACTCCCAGCAGGAGGCATTCAGCAGAGCAATACCCACCGAGAAAAGGGACCTAGAATATGAATATGATGTAAGAACCGCTGGCATTTCTGTGGGGTCTGAAGATCCAGAGCTCAGCTTGCAGCAGGTGGTTTCCAGCCAGGGAAGCTTATGTGAGCATCGGGCAGCTCTGGCAAAATTGGACCCACCAACATCACTGTACTCACGTGCCCCTCAGCTCCGAGACTTACGCTCCCAGGCACAGGAGCACACAGACTCAGAAGAGGAGCCTGAGGAAGAGCCATCAGCGACACTGGTCGATTGGGACCCTCGGACTGGCAGGCTGTATATATCTTCCCTGTCTAGCTCCGACCAGGACTCAGGCTGTGAGCACCCTGAGAATGACCGGCTGGCAGAGGAGGGCCTGTTAGCCAGGCTCTATAAGGCTCAGGCTCCAGACAAGCCACCGGAAGAAAATGAAACCTATCTCCTGCAATTTAAGGAGGAATGGGGTTTATATATACAAATGGAGAACTAA